In the genome of Allorhizobium ampelinum S4, one region contains:
- a CDS encoding DUF1403 family protein, producing MDSLAPATAPTLTWSPRLPSWTRPRTHDITESDASFAAGIALKSLDDLIRTEPPWLGCWRDRLALKSAAVAARTLGRNEEETGIRDAVLLTSAGDDPGPAGKLFLATRMLARQSGTVTTPFVKELVALLGMKWDDSLASIPEIVDSANQSGRAATFAVADLITAIYAVRPDAEVMALSLAELVLANKLKWPKPVPLLLPERFGPAFRTIGGRGRVRPGEPAYPKAICLALVDGVEAALRSAVDIDRRAARLLTVAPKVRTKGAEPVIRRLLADDAISASAPDSTLSRWAANRLFERLESFEAVRELSGRSSFRIFGL from the coding sequence GCCCCGCCTGCCGAGCTGGACGCGGCCGCGAACGCACGATATCACGGAATCTGACGCCTCCTTCGCCGCCGGTATCGCGCTGAAATCCCTCGACGATTTGATCCGCACCGAGCCGCCGTGGCTCGGCTGCTGGCGCGACCGCCTTGCCTTGAAATCAGCCGCTGTCGCGGCCCGAACGCTCGGTCGCAACGAGGAAGAAACCGGTATCCGCGACGCGGTTTTGTTGACGTCCGCAGGTGATGATCCAGGACCAGCTGGAAAGCTGTTTCTGGCCACACGAATGCTGGCGCGTCAATCCGGGACTGTCACCACACCGTTCGTTAAGGAGCTTGTCGCGCTGCTGGGGATGAAGTGGGACGACAGCCTTGCTTCGATCCCCGAGATCGTCGATTCTGCAAATCAGTCCGGGCGAGCAGCAACCTTCGCGGTGGCGGACCTGATAACGGCGATCTATGCCGTTCGCCCGGACGCCGAGGTAATGGCCCTTAGCCTCGCCGAACTCGTGCTGGCGAACAAGCTGAAATGGCCGAAACCCGTGCCGCTGCTGTTGCCCGAGCGGTTTGGCCCGGCGTTCCGCACTATCGGTGGTCGCGGTCGCGTCCGGCCGGGTGAGCCAGCCTATCCGAAAGCAATCTGCCTGGCATTGGTGGACGGCGTTGAGGCCGCGCTACGGTCTGCAGTGGACATCGACCGCCGCGCTGCGCGGTTGTTGACCGTCGCTCCGAAAGTACGAACCAAAGGCGCCGAGCCGGTCATCCGCCGATTGCTGGCCGACGATGCGATCTCAGCCTCGGCGCCTGACAGCACCCTGTCGCGCTGGGCAGCCAACCGGTTGTTTGAGCGGCTCGAAAGTTTCGAAGCGGTGCGCGAGCTGTCCGGCCGCTCCTCCTTTCGAATATTCGGGTTATGA
- a CDS encoding DUF72 domain-containing protein — MPIIATAAWSIPKKVADRFAQGGSSLTRYASVFDGVEVNSTFYRRHKTSTFATWEHSVPDAFRFAVKIPKEITHTSAMRDIAEPFDTFLEDIAPLGEKRGPLLCQLPPSLTFDVEVLQTAFKTMRDADDGPIVIEVRHKSWASAEALDLLKTYRIDRVLADPAPVWPVEDFDTPPKYVRLHGKPKIYYSSYTDDEIKSFSALLAPDSWCVFDNTASGAAIENALNMAEIR; from the coding sequence TTGCCGATCATTGCCACCGCGGCTTGGTCTATCCCGAAAAAGGTGGCCGACCGGTTTGCGCAGGGAGGAAGCAGCCTCACCCGATATGCATCGGTCTTCGACGGCGTCGAGGTCAATTCGACCTTCTACCGCCGGCACAAGACGTCGACATTCGCAACGTGGGAACACTCCGTACCCGACGCATTCCGGTTCGCAGTCAAAATTCCTAAGGAGATTACCCACACTAGCGCGATGAGAGACATCGCCGAGCCGTTCGACACTTTCCTCGAAGACATCGCGCCTCTTGGAGAGAAGCGTGGACCACTGCTCTGTCAGCTGCCGCCATCGCTGACCTTCGATGTTGAGGTGCTCCAAACAGCGTTCAAGACGATGCGGGATGCCGATGATGGGCCGATCGTCATCGAGGTACGGCACAAGAGCTGGGCATCGGCCGAAGCGCTGGATCTGCTGAAGACCTATAGGATCGACCGGGTTCTGGCCGATCCTGCGCCGGTATGGCCGGTGGAAGATTTCGACACACCGCCGAAATACGTTCGCCTGCATGGCAAGCCAAAAATCTACTACTCAAGCTATACCGACGACGAAATCAAGTCGTTCTCAGCCCTGCTGGCGCCGGATAGCTGGTGTGTGTTCGACAATACTGCCTCGGGTGCCGCGATCGAAAATGCGCTGAACATGGCTGAAATACGTTGA